One region of Neorhodopirellula lusitana genomic DNA includes:
- a CDS encoding glycoside hydrolase family 95 protein has product MGIKASGIVLGTWLALATIAPANERYVLQYDAPAKDNLLNPTKGKPKGHGYIQTALPIGNGRLGAMFSGGVETEHLLINDITLWMNSKRGMDETAQSGTRKVAPEDLETVRQAYRDGKYGTKPGSMESVSTKHLSSTEPLGNYAPFSDLMISTGHDPASVRDYHRSLDSRTGLGTVRYWIGDNQFTREFFCSYPHDVVAVRYTSDDAKLNLTIQTTTKHKDSEVKAADNRIILSGKAKMVQDDIEFMQIVQIDAGDAEVSPQDDGSIKISNASDVKVYLAGYCDYLPVYPSFKGREYQADCEKTIATASTLGWDSLRKSHIDDVSSILDRCRLELGFKPSGLTTDKLVSGDGSLELENLYFHYSRYLQLSCSRGAPVPSNLQGLWNADLKPAWNCDYHTDINVQMNYWMVDAANQSESFRPFVEWTKILAESGSHTARETFGIHQGWSVGLNGNVFGFTAQNVHGRRNQQAGHWLCQNLFDHYAFTQDQAYLEEIYPILKGAAEFFVEFLAPWKDGTLVVYPTWSPENTYLSKEYGKLNKQAYGASWDQQLVLNLFTDCIEASTVLGRDEAFREVLQEIIPKLCPQKIGQYGQLQEWPEDWDNPKDTHRHISHLIALHPGRDISPLTTKELHEAALVTMKHRGDQSTGWSTGWKTCFWSRLHNGDRAHKIYRFLTSKRAYPNLFDFHPPFQIDGNFGGAAGVCEMLLQSHLRSVNADATTIQDAAFVAYEQDPKQSNHFAPVVPDETIATAPYILHLLPALPSAWPSGKINGLKARGGTEVDIQWQDGQLIQATIRANQDAKFRVYAQGKLSEVISLDKGTSTIWPPTR; this is encoded by the coding sequence ATGGGCATCAAAGCATCTGGAATCGTACTCGGAACATGGCTCGCGTTGGCAACGATTGCCCCAGCCAATGAACGCTACGTGTTGCAGTACGATGCGCCCGCCAAAGACAATTTGCTTAATCCCACCAAAGGAAAGCCGAAAGGACACGGCTATATCCAAACCGCACTGCCGATCGGCAATGGCCGCCTGGGAGCCATGTTTTCCGGCGGCGTTGAAACCGAACACCTGCTGATCAATGACATCACCTTATGGATGAACTCCAAACGCGGAATGGATGAAACCGCACAGTCCGGGACTCGCAAGGTTGCACCGGAAGATCTCGAGACGGTTCGGCAAGCGTACCGTGACGGAAAATACGGGACCAAACCGGGCAGCATGGAAAGCGTCTCGACGAAACACCTAAGCAGTACAGAACCGCTGGGGAACTACGCCCCCTTCAGCGACCTGATGATCTCCACCGGACATGATCCCGCATCCGTCCGCGACTACCATCGTTCGCTCGATTCACGCACCGGTCTGGGGACCGTTCGCTACTGGATCGGTGACAACCAGTTCACCCGAGAGTTCTTCTGTAGCTATCCCCACGATGTGGTCGCGGTCCGCTACACGTCCGACGATGCCAAACTGAACTTGACGATTCAGACAACCACAAAACACAAGGATTCCGAGGTCAAGGCAGCGGACAATCGAATCATCTTAAGCGGGAAAGCGAAGATGGTTCAGGACGATATCGAGTTCATGCAGATTGTCCAGATCGATGCCGGGGACGCCGAAGTGTCACCGCAAGATGATGGTTCGATCAAGATATCAAATGCCAGCGATGTGAAGGTCTACCTGGCGGGTTATTGCGACTACCTTCCGGTCTACCCATCTTTCAAAGGGCGGGAATACCAAGCCGATTGTGAAAAAACGATCGCGACGGCCTCCACACTCGGATGGGATTCCCTCCGAAAATCACACATCGATGACGTTTCCTCCATCCTGGATCGCTGCCGGTTGGAACTGGGTTTCAAACCGTCCGGCTTGACGACCGACAAGCTTGTGTCCGGCGATGGCAGCCTCGAACTTGAAAACCTGTACTTCCACTACAGCCGCTATCTACAGCTAAGCTGCTCGCGCGGCGCACCGGTTCCTTCCAACCTGCAAGGCCTCTGGAATGCGGACTTGAAACCAGCTTGGAACTGCGACTACCACACCGACATCAATGTGCAGATGAACTACTGGATGGTGGACGCCGCAAACCAATCGGAATCGTTCCGCCCATTCGTCGAGTGGACAAAAATCCTCGCGGAATCAGGCAGCCACACCGCGCGAGAAACCTTTGGAATCCATCAAGGCTGGAGCGTCGGCTTGAACGGCAATGTCTTTGGCTTCACCGCGCAGAACGTCCATGGTCGACGCAACCAACAGGCTGGGCACTGGCTTTGCCAAAACCTGTTCGATCACTATGCCTTCACCCAGGACCAAGCCTACCTCGAAGAGATCTATCCGATCCTGAAGGGAGCCGCTGAGTTCTTTGTCGAGTTCCTTGCTCCCTGGAAGGACGGCACCCTGGTCGTCTATCCGACCTGGTCTCCAGAGAACACGTACTTGAGCAAAGAGTACGGCAAACTGAACAAGCAAGCTTACGGCGCATCGTGGGATCAACAGCTTGTACTGAATCTATTCACGGACTGCATTGAAGCCTCCACGGTTCTGGGTCGTGACGAAGCCTTCCGAGAAGTCTTGCAGGAAATCATCCCGAAACTCTGCCCACAGAAGATCGGACAGTACGGCCAGCTACAAGAATGGCCGGAAGACTGGGACAACCCCAAGGACACTCACCGCCATATCTCGCATTTGATTGCCCTGCATCCCGGTCGGGATATCTCGCCACTGACCACGAAAGAACTGCACGAGGCGGCCTTGGTCACGATGAAGCATCGCGGTGATCAGTCCACTGGCTGGAGCACGGGCTGGAAAACTTGCTTTTGGTCACGCCTGCACAATGGCGACCGGGCGCACAAGATCTACCGATTCCTGACCTCCAAACGAGCCTACCCCAACCTGTTCGATTTCCATCCTCCGTTCCAGATCGATGGCAACTTCGGCGGCGCGGCGGGCGTTTGTGAAATGTTGCTGCAAAGTCATCTACGCAGTGTGAATGCCGACGCAACGACAATCCAAGACGCCGCTTTCGTGGCATACGAACAAGATCCGAAGCAATCCAACCACTTTGCCCCGGTCGTGCCAGACGAAACCATCGCGACCGCACCCTACATCTTGCACCTTCTGCCGGCCCTGCCATCGGCATGGCCCAGCGGCAAGATCAACGGCCTCAAAGCCCGTGGCGGAACGGAAGTCGACATCCAATGGCAAGACGGCCAACTCATCCAAGCCACCATCCGCGCCAACCAAGATGCAAAGTTCCGCGTCTACGCCCAAGGCAAACTCAGCGAAGTGATTTCGCTTGACAAGGGCACGTCCACGATCTGGCCGCCGACTCGGTAG
- a CDS encoding RNA polymerase sigma factor has protein sequence MNSQSQNLPTRISLLELAQSGKDHPAWEELLDYYRPFIRQILTHLGVTPSDLDDACQLALMRLWRDLVNYQHQPNRARFRSWLSQLIHNTAMDWHRRQRRSNQTMSTDASHVEQTLMCEPELEQRIEKEWRQHIVKLALERLKSVFSGDALDVFVRSVEGESAAEISRDLNIREESVYVLKHRVKKRLILESFELRRELEFPDRMP, from the coding sequence ATGAATAGTCAATCGCAAAATTTGCCGACCCGTATCTCGCTTTTGGAGCTAGCCCAGTCGGGCAAGGACCATCCAGCGTGGGAGGAACTGCTGGACTATTACCGGCCATTCATTCGGCAAATCTTGACGCATCTGGGCGTGACCCCATCGGACCTTGATGACGCCTGCCAACTAGCACTGATGCGATTGTGGCGTGATTTAGTGAATTACCAACACCAGCCCAATCGGGCTCGTTTTCGCAGCTGGCTGTCCCAATTGATCCACAACACCGCAATGGATTGGCACCGGCGACAGCGACGTAGCAATCAAACCATGAGCACGGATGCTAGCCACGTCGAGCAAACGTTGATGTGCGAACCCGAGTTGGAACAACGCATCGAAAAGGAGTGGAGGCAGCACATTGTCAAGCTCGCCCTGGAGCGTTTGAAGTCTGTCTTTTCCGGTGATGCACTCGACGTTTTTGTACGGAGTGTGGAGGGTGAGTCGGCCGCAGAAATCAGTCGCGATTTGAACATTCGCGAGGAAAGCGTGTACGTGTTAAAACACCGAGTTAAAAAGAGGTTGATCCTCGAGTCGTTCGAATTGCGACGCGAACTCGAGTTTCCTGATCGCATGCCATGA